A section of the Kribbella sp. HUAS MG21 genome encodes:
- a CDS encoding helix-turn-helix domain-containing protein has protein sequence MISSSDLIVAVGPALFEVVVPGKGDSEVRDVFLADPQEPATGQPGDLVLGLGLRDAEDAVELVERCAAGNASGVVLRTALAHEPTVVAAAEREVMTLVALQPSVTWAHVVWLLRGVLDRAAAPDSPAAGDAGVHQELFALADAAAAIVDAPVTIEDNQSRVLAYSSGQDFTDPTRVSTIVGRRVPPEVIAHFRARGIFRRLARSSEPFLVPDGPNGIRPRLVVPVRAGGEWLGSIWAVVDGPVSDAVTAELSNAASVLALHLLRLRAQADVARRSAIDRLRTILRQFSPDNPVDVRLPRQPWRVVALGSPDGYDVPQQLDLWESTGRRHGWSEPQLADLDGTVLAVVTDADGPGSWSWLQKLVLEQPAGTYAAAGGPARGPADLPSSRAEAVELLGLVRRGVAPGPALRVEEAWHVLTVHRAVTSLDTTKMDGPLAILLRHDIEHDTGYVETLQAWLNFPGQPQRAARELHLHTNTLRHRMKRIGEIAALDLSDPRERLALQLQIAAVRTEH, from the coding sequence ATGATCTCCTCGTCTGACCTGATCGTCGCCGTCGGCCCCGCGCTGTTCGAGGTCGTGGTCCCGGGCAAGGGCGACAGCGAGGTCCGGGACGTGTTCCTGGCCGACCCGCAGGAGCCCGCGACCGGTCAGCCGGGCGACCTGGTCCTCGGGCTCGGTCTCCGTGACGCAGAGGACGCCGTGGAGCTGGTCGAGCGCTGCGCGGCCGGCAACGCGTCAGGAGTGGTTCTGCGTACTGCGTTGGCGCACGAGCCGACGGTGGTCGCTGCCGCGGAGCGGGAGGTCATGACACTGGTCGCGCTGCAGCCGAGCGTCACGTGGGCACATGTGGTGTGGCTGCTCCGCGGCGTACTCGACAGGGCCGCCGCGCCGGACTCCCCTGCTGCAGGTGACGCCGGTGTGCACCAGGAGCTGTTCGCGCTCGCAGATGCGGCCGCGGCGATCGTCGACGCGCCGGTGACCATCGAGGACAACCAGTCGCGCGTCCTGGCGTACTCCTCCGGTCAGGACTTCACCGACCCGACCCGTGTCTCGACCATCGTCGGCCGGCGCGTTCCGCCGGAGGTGATCGCGCATTTCCGTGCCCGGGGCATCTTCCGGCGGCTGGCGCGCTCCAGCGAGCCGTTCCTGGTCCCTGACGGGCCGAACGGCATCCGCCCGCGGCTCGTCGTACCTGTGCGGGCCGGTGGTGAGTGGCTGGGCTCCATCTGGGCCGTGGTCGACGGGCCGGTGAGTGATGCGGTCACTGCGGAGCTCAGCAACGCCGCCTCTGTGCTGGCATTGCACCTGTTGCGGCTGCGTGCTCAGGCCGACGTAGCGCGGCGGAGCGCAATCGACCGGTTGCGGACGATCCTGCGGCAGTTCTCGCCCGACAACCCGGTCGACGTACGCCTGCCGCGGCAGCCGTGGCGGGTAGTGGCGCTGGGCTCTCCGGACGGGTACGACGTACCGCAGCAGCTGGACCTGTGGGAGTCGACGGGGCGCCGGCACGGGTGGAGCGAGCCGCAGCTCGCTGACCTCGACGGGACCGTGCTGGCTGTTGTCACGGACGCGGACGGGCCCGGGTCGTGGAGCTGGTTGCAGAAGCTGGTGCTCGAGCAGCCTGCCGGTACGTATGCCGCGGCCGGTGGTCCGGCGCGTGGCCCGGCGGATCTGCCGAGCTCACGGGCGGAGGCGGTCGAGTTGCTGGGGCTGGTACGGCGGGGAGTGGCGCCTGGACCGGCGTTGCGGGTGGAAGAGGCGTGGCACGTGCTGACGGTTCATCGGGCGGTGACGTCGCTTGATACCACCAAGATGGATGGTCCACTGGCGATATTGCTGCGGCACGACATCGAGCACGACACGGGTTATGTGGAGACGTTGCAGGCGTGGCTGAACTTCCCCGGCCAGCCGCAGCGGGCGGCGCGGGAGTTGCATCTGCACACCAACACGTTGCGGCACCGGATGAAAAGGATCGGGGAGATCGCGGCGCTGGATCTGTCGGATCCGCGGGAGCGATTGGCGTTGCAGCTGCAGATTGCCGCAGTACGAACTGAGCACTGA
- a CDS encoding FAD-dependent monooxygenase, producing the protein MIDLLVAGCGPAGAATAIRAALAGLSVVVVEPRSGPIDKACGEGIAHSATSYLTRLGVELTGREFHGIRYLDATHSVDAHFAAGPGLGVRRTTLQTALETRLSDLGVPVKRGRVGPITQTPDSVTAAGVTARYLAAADGLHSPIRRQLGLCGESFGEVRRGLRQHFSVAPWTDLVEVYWSRLGEAYVTPVADDLVGVAILTSERGTFDSHLDAFPQLQRRLQGAEAASAVLGAGPLRQRVRARTAGRVLLVGDAAGYVDALTGEGIAVALRTSAELVDCIRADRPQDYETAWRRVSWECRLLTASLLWARNRPLLAPRIVPAAAALPGVYRTIVNRLS; encoded by the coding sequence GTGATCGATCTCCTGGTGGCCGGCTGCGGTCCGGCCGGCGCGGCGACTGCGATCCGCGCGGCGCTGGCAGGGCTGTCGGTTGTGGTGGTCGAGCCGCGCAGCGGCCCGATCGACAAGGCCTGCGGCGAAGGCATCGCCCACAGCGCGACGTCGTACCTCACCCGCCTCGGCGTGGAACTCACGGGCCGCGAGTTCCACGGCATCCGCTACCTCGACGCCACCCACTCGGTAGACGCCCACTTCGCGGCCGGTCCCGGCCTAGGAGTACGCCGTACCACTCTCCAAACGGCCCTAGAAACCCGCCTGTCCGACCTCGGCGTTCCTGTCAAGCGCGGTCGCGTTGGTCCCATCACCCAGACCCCGGACTCCGTCACTGCCGCCGGCGTCACAGCCCGCTACCTGGCCGCAGCCGACGGCCTCCACTCACCCATCCGCCGCCAACTGGGCCTGTGCGGTGAGAGTTTTGGTGAGGTACGGCGCGGGTTGCGGCAGCACTTCTCGGTGGCGCCTTGGACGGATCTTGTGGAGGTGTACTGGTCGCGGCTGGGGGAGGCGTACGTGACGCCGGTCGCCGACGACCTCGTCGGGGTCGCGATCCTCACCTCCGAGCGCGGCACCTTCGACTCGCACCTCGACGCCTTCCCGCAACTGCAGCGCCGGCTGCAGGGGGCCGAGGCCGCGAGCGCGGTGCTGGGCGCCGGTCCGCTCCGGCAGCGCGTCCGCGCCCGCACCGCCGGGCGCGTTCTCCTCGTCGGCGACGCGGCCGGGTACGTCGACGCGCTCACCGGCGAGGGCATCGCCGTAGCCCTCCGCACCTCGGCCGAACTGGTCGACTGCATCCGCGCCGACCGCCCCCAGGACTACGAAACCGCCTGGCGCCGCGTCTCCTGGGAGTGCCGCCTGCTCACCGCATCGTTGCTCTGGGCCCGCAACCGCCCGCTGCTCGCCCCGCGCATCGTCCCGGCCGCGGCCGCGCTCCCCGGCGTCTACCGCACCATCGTGAACCGGTTGTCCTAG
- a CDS encoding isoprenylcysteine carboxyl methyltransferase family protein, with protein sequence MYGWYLGLVLLVAAERVAELMVSLRNARWSFAQGGVESGRGHYPFMVALHTLLLAACLVEAAYRPFVPWLGWTMLAVVVLAQGLRWWCITVLGHQWNTRVIVVPGLRLVARGPYRWIRHPNYVAVVAEGIALPLVHTAWVTALVFTVLNIPLLAVRIRSEEAALKSALVA encoded by the coding sequence ATGTACGGCTGGTACCTGGGACTCGTGCTGCTCGTTGCCGCGGAACGCGTGGCCGAGCTGATGGTGTCGCTGCGCAACGCGCGGTGGAGTTTCGCGCAGGGCGGTGTGGAGTCGGGGCGGGGGCACTACCCGTTCATGGTCGCGCTGCACACGCTGCTGCTGGCGGCCTGCCTGGTCGAGGCAGCGTACCGGCCGTTCGTCCCGTGGCTCGGGTGGACGATGCTCGCTGTCGTGGTGCTCGCGCAGGGGCTGCGGTGGTGGTGCATCACGGTGCTCGGGCATCAGTGGAACACGCGGGTGATCGTCGTACCAGGGCTGCGACTGGTTGCTCGTGGCCCCTATCGGTGGATCCGGCACCCGAACTACGTGGCGGTGGTCGCGGAGGGGATCGCGCTGCCGCTGGTGCACACCGCGTGGGTGACGGCGCTGGTGTTCACGGTGTTGAACATCCCGCTACTGGCGGTGCGGATCCGCTCGGAGGAGGCGGCGTTGAAGTCCGCGCTGGTGGCGTGA
- a CDS encoding type III polyketide synthase, giving the protein MTRIAAVRPALPPYRYPQSELTDAFAAICLPDGSGTALLRRIHANAGVSHRHLALPLEQYAGLKDFGAANDAWIAAAVDLGAEAVAGAVKDAGLTLADVDVLMFTTVTGVAAPSIDARVAARLGLREDVKRLPLFGLGCVGGAAGIARLHDYLSAWPSHVAVLLSVELCSLTLQRDDSSLPNLVGGALFGDGAAAVVLTGSEHPLASGPSVVATRSRLYPDSERVMGWDVGSGGFRIVLGADVPDVVRTYLGDDVREFLGAAGLTVPEIGTWVSHPGGPKVLEAVAETLSLRPGALDLTWKSLDAVGNLSSSSVLHVLGDTLRLDPAPEGPGLLLAMGPGFCSELVLLEW; this is encoded by the coding sequence ATGACGCGGATCGCAGCGGTCCGGCCCGCGCTCCCGCCGTACCGTTATCCGCAGTCCGAGCTGACCGACGCCTTCGCCGCGATCTGCCTGCCGGACGGCAGTGGTACGGCGTTGCTGCGCCGGATCCACGCCAACGCGGGCGTGTCGCACCGGCACCTCGCGCTGCCGCTTGAGCAGTACGCGGGGCTGAAGGACTTCGGGGCGGCGAACGACGCGTGGATCGCGGCGGCGGTGGATCTCGGGGCCGAGGCGGTAGCCGGCGCGGTGAAGGACGCGGGGCTGACGTTGGCCGATGTCGACGTACTGATGTTCACCACGGTCACCGGTGTCGCCGCGCCGTCGATCGATGCCCGGGTGGCGGCGCGGCTGGGGTTGCGGGAGGACGTGAAGCGGCTGCCGCTGTTCGGGTTGGGGTGTGTCGGGGGAGCGGCCGGGATCGCGCGGCTGCACGACTACCTGAGCGCTTGGCCGTCGCATGTCGCTGTTCTGCTGTCGGTGGAGTTGTGCTCGTTGACGTTGCAGCGGGACGACTCCTCGCTGCCGAACCTCGTTGGCGGGGCGTTGTTCGGGGACGGCGCCGCGGCGGTGGTGCTGACCGGGTCGGAGCATCCACTGGCGTCGGGGCCGTCGGTGGTGGCGACGCGCAGCCGGTTGTACCCGGACTCGGAGCGGGTGATGGGGTGGGACGTCGGGTCGGGCGGGTTCCGGATCGTGCTCGGGGCAGACGTACCGGACGTCGTACGGACCTATCTCGGTGACGATGTGCGCGAGTTTCTGGGCGCGGCCGGGTTGACGGTGCCGGAGATCGGGACCTGGGTGAGTCATCCGGGCGGGCCGAAGGTGCTCGAGGCGGTCGCGGAGACGCTCTCGTTGCGGCCGGGTGCGCTGGACCTGACCTGGAAGTCGCTCGATGCGGTCGGCAACCTGTCGTCGTCCTCGGTGCTGCACGTGCTCGGTGACACCCTGCGGTTGGATCCTGCTCCGGAGGGCCCTGGATTGTTGCTGGCGATGGGTCCTGGTTTCTGTTCCGAGCTCGTGTTGCTGGAGTGGTGA
- a CDS encoding UbiA family prenyltransferase, whose translation MRAARALRTVKGLALACHPGPTVAVTALVTAVAWSAGRAPAGCLLVAATILTGHLSIGWSNDAIDAARDTIVNRRDKPVVRGLVSRRTLAVGAGVMLVVTVPVSLANGIASGLMHLLFVACAWAYNLGLKSTAVSWLPYAVAFGGLPSFVTLGTADVWAPWWATAAGALLGIGAHLANVVPDLADDLATGVRGWPQRLGSYARLLAPLPLAAATGLLVIAPAGPIGVIGWIALAVVAVLLAVILLWREAPFLVTIAIAAVSIIALALRGDALT comes from the coding sequence GTGAGAGCAGCCAGAGCACTGCGGACCGTCAAGGGTCTGGCGCTCGCCTGCCATCCGGGCCCGACGGTCGCCGTCACCGCCCTGGTCACGGCTGTCGCGTGGTCGGCCGGGCGTGCTCCGGCCGGGTGTCTCCTCGTCGCAGCAACGATCCTCACCGGCCACCTCTCGATCGGCTGGAGCAATGACGCGATAGATGCCGCCCGCGACACCATTGTGAACCGGCGGGACAAGCCCGTGGTGCGTGGACTGGTGAGTCGCCGGACACTCGCGGTGGGCGCGGGCGTCATGCTGGTCGTCACCGTTCCGGTCTCCCTCGCCAACGGCATCGCGTCCGGGCTGATGCACCTGCTGTTCGTCGCCTGCGCCTGGGCGTACAACCTGGGCCTGAAATCGACCGCGGTCTCCTGGCTCCCGTACGCCGTCGCGTTCGGCGGCCTGCCCTCGTTCGTGACGCTCGGCACCGCCGACGTGTGGGCGCCGTGGTGGGCGACCGCGGCGGGCGCCCTTCTGGGGATCGGTGCCCACCTCGCAAACGTCGTCCCCGATCTGGCGGACGACCTGGCGACCGGCGTGCGCGGCTGGCCGCAGCGGCTCGGGTCCTACGCCCGGCTGCTCGCGCCGCTGCCGCTGGCGGCGGCGACCGGGCTGCTGGTAATCGCGCCGGCAGGCCCGATCGGCGTGATCGGCTGGATCGCGCTCGCGGTCGTCGCGGTACTGCTGGCCGTCATCCTGCTGTGGCGCGAGGCGCCGTTCCTGGTGACGATCGCGATCGCCGCGGTCAGCATCATCGCGCTCGCGCTCCGCGGCGACGCGCTGACGTAG
- a CDS encoding LysR substrate-binding domain-containing protein yields MYDPDQLRTFLAVAQSLSFTQAAERLGIRQPTVSQHVRKLETAVGRPLFVRDTRTVTLTADGEAMAGFARTILAAHEEAAGYFTGSELRGRLRFGVTDDLALTPLPKILRDFRQLYPRIDLELTVAQSPNLLRRVESGHLDLAYVKHGAGTGYDPNGRLVRRDPLVWAGIAGTRIAPDGPVPLVTYQAPSLSRSLGVQSLEQAGRTCRITCIVRGVNGVLAAVRAGLGIAIFARSLMPADLVEPPPSAGLPELPPIDLVLITNPRAAKEPAEALTAAILGSNAPLKPDAG; encoded by the coding sequence ATGTACGACCCGGACCAGCTCCGCACGTTCCTCGCGGTGGCGCAGTCCCTGAGCTTCACCCAGGCGGCGGAGCGGCTGGGCATCCGGCAGCCGACGGTCAGTCAACACGTGCGCAAACTCGAGACGGCGGTCGGGCGACCACTGTTCGTCCGCGACACCCGCACCGTGACGCTGACCGCCGACGGCGAGGCGATGGCCGGGTTCGCGCGGACCATCCTGGCCGCGCACGAGGAGGCCGCCGGGTACTTCACCGGCTCGGAGCTGCGCGGGCGGCTGCGGTTCGGCGTCACTGACGATCTGGCGCTGACCCCGCTGCCGAAGATCCTGCGCGACTTCCGCCAGTTGTATCCGCGCATCGACCTCGAGCTGACCGTGGCCCAGAGCCCCAATCTGCTCCGGCGCGTCGAGTCCGGTCACCTCGACCTCGCGTACGTGAAGCACGGAGCCGGCACCGGGTACGACCCGAACGGCCGGCTGGTCCGCCGGGACCCGCTCGTCTGGGCCGGCATCGCGGGCACCCGGATCGCGCCCGACGGGCCGGTGCCACTGGTCACCTACCAGGCGCCGTCGCTGAGCCGGTCGCTCGGTGTGCAGTCGCTGGAGCAGGCCGGGCGGACCTGCCGGATCACCTGCATCGTCCGCGGCGTGAACGGCGTACTCGCCGCGGTGCGGGCCGGGCTCGGGATCGCGATCTTCGCCCGCTCGCTGATGCCCGCCGACCTGGTCGAGCCGCCGCCGAGCGCCGGGCTCCCCGAGTTGCCGCCCATCGACCTTGTCCTGATCACGAATCCGCGCGCCGCGAAGGAGCCCGCGGAGGCGCTCACGGCCGCCATCCTCGGGAGCAACGCGCCGCTGAAGCCCGACGCGGGCTAG
- a CDS encoding MFS transporter — translation MTTRATGTVPSTDFHHHRTTDSTKLREQRPGFKDTFSALRVRNFRLLVSGLLVSSTGGWIQRIAQDWLVLTLTGSATAVGITTALQFLPTLLLGLYGGVIADRFPKRKILLVTQITMGTCAGLLAVTAFTGSVQVWHVYSMALVLGLATAVDNPTRQSFVTELVPRDTVRNAISMVSSTFQLGSLIGPALGGVLLGTIGAGWAFALNGITFFASISALLRMRESEMPGFHAARKASAGMRIRDGLRDGVRYALAEPAVRWAIALVGIYGMFCISLPVTLTAFADRVFHTGASGYGVLNSVVAFGALAGALLSARRVRPSRLRNLIGIACLLTVSQVLAAIQPSLWTFMPVLAAMGMATLMFLTAAQSMVQLTTPDGLRGRVSGIYNLVFIGGGAIGGPLVGFLAQNLGARWALLIAGLVPAVATVAIGLRLRRDGQFRLVLVRTRSPWHQVPIRLNLQQSEIQLSAPKSTPLPRTSRPFNLGRRQHARMDSHLRPARTRRRPQHH, via the coding sequence TTGACCACCCGGGCCACCGGTACTGTCCCGTCCACCGACTTCCATCACCACCGCACCACCGACTCGACCAAGCTCCGGGAGCAGCGCCCGGGCTTCAAGGACACCTTCAGCGCGCTGCGGGTCCGGAACTTCCGCCTCCTGGTCAGCGGACTGCTGGTCAGTTCGACCGGCGGCTGGATCCAGCGCATCGCCCAGGACTGGCTGGTGCTCACGCTCACCGGCAGCGCCACCGCGGTCGGCATCACGACCGCCCTGCAGTTCCTCCCCACCCTGCTGCTCGGTCTGTACGGCGGGGTGATCGCGGACCGCTTCCCGAAGCGGAAGATCCTGCTCGTCACCCAGATCACGATGGGCACCTGCGCCGGCCTGCTCGCGGTGACCGCGTTCACCGGCAGCGTCCAGGTCTGGCACGTCTACTCGATGGCCCTCGTCCTCGGCCTGGCGACCGCCGTCGACAACCCGACCCGGCAGTCGTTCGTCACCGAGCTCGTCCCCCGCGACACGGTCCGGAACGCGATCAGCATGGTGTCGTCGACGTTCCAGCTCGGCAGCCTGATCGGCCCGGCGCTGGGCGGCGTACTGCTCGGCACGATCGGCGCCGGCTGGGCGTTCGCGCTGAACGGCATCACGTTCTTCGCGTCGATCAGCGCGCTGCTGCGGATGCGCGAGAGCGAGATGCCCGGGTTCCACGCGGCGCGCAAGGCGAGCGCGGGGATGCGGATCCGGGACGGGCTGCGGGACGGCGTACGGTATGCCCTCGCCGAGCCGGCCGTCCGGTGGGCGATCGCGCTCGTCGGGATCTACGGCATGTTCTGCATCAGCCTGCCGGTGACGCTGACCGCGTTCGCTGACCGGGTCTTCCACACCGGCGCCTCGGGGTACGGCGTCCTGAACTCGGTCGTCGCGTTCGGCGCCCTGGCCGGCGCGCTCCTCTCGGCCCGCCGCGTGCGGCCGTCCCGGCTGCGGAACCTGATCGGCATCGCGTGCCTGCTGACCGTCAGCCAGGTGCTGGCCGCGATCCAGCCGTCGCTGTGGACGTTCATGCCGGTGCTGGCGGCGATGGGGATGGCGACGCTGATGTTCCTGACCGCGGCCCAGTCGATGGTCCAGCTGACCACTCCGGACGGGCTTCGCGGCCGGGTGTCCGGGATCTACAACCTGGTCTTCATCGGGGGTGGTGCCATCGGCGGGCCGCTGGTCGGGTTCCTCGCGCAGAACCTCGGCGCGCGGTGGGCGCTGCTGATCGCGGGGCTCGTACCGGCCGTCGCGACGGTCGCGATCGGGCTGCGGCTGCGCCGGGACGGGCAGTTCCGGCTGGTGCTGGTCCGGACCCGGTCCCCGTGGCACCAGGTCCCGATCCGGCTGAACCTGCAGCAGTCCGAGATCCAGCTGTCGGCCCCGAAGAGCACGCCGCTCCCCCGTACCTCCCGTCCCTTCAACCTAGGTCGTCGGCAACACGCCCGCATGGACTCCCACCTCCGCCCCGCTCGCACCCGCCGCCGTCCGCAACACCACTGA
- a CDS encoding lysyl oxidase family protein — protein sequence MKARRIGRTAIAASGLVALVAAGGVSSVGSVGSAASAAVSRTPVKLVAGSIDVTLDSVEDYGVDLDLGTHVVAGNAPIEVRATRASYSSPVVATQYVRGKPGRTLPKGTVADFSGLGKFLHVTLTDAAGKKVLDRDQTLCLNGEGSRTRPDAPATSPYPDGCTANPFTQGAVWGLQSGWSTRTFAGGDPVKLAVGKYKATVTVNKAYRDFFGIAAKDAAVSLNVTVRKAEGASGSALKARSAALTPNASRPTGKPSVPKGPKPDLRPVPAWGIVVAPGEEGTPDAGKDFLQFSATVWNAGPSPLVLDGFRRQGKGLMDAYQYFYDEKGKQVGYQNTGTLEWDARDGHHHWHFTDFARYSLLNVKQTEVVRSQKEAFCLAATDVIDYTVKNANWHPDNTDLHTACGDQGSLSVREVLDVGSGDTYAQSLPGQSFDITNLANGTYYIEVTANPERRLYEASTKNNVALRQVVLGGTKHHRTVKVLPVGVITAP from the coding sequence GTGAAGGCAAGGAGAATCGGGCGGACGGCGATCGCCGCGTCCGGACTGGTCGCACTGGTCGCAGCCGGCGGTGTCAGCAGTGTTGGCAGTGTCGGCAGCGCAGCGTCGGCGGCAGTGTCACGGACGCCGGTCAAGTTGGTTGCCGGAAGCATCGATGTGACGTTGGACAGTGTCGAGGACTACGGCGTCGACCTCGATCTCGGTACCCACGTAGTGGCCGGCAATGCACCGATCGAGGTCCGCGCGACGCGCGCGTCGTACAGCTCGCCGGTCGTCGCGACGCAGTACGTGCGGGGCAAACCGGGCCGGACGTTGCCGAAGGGAACGGTCGCGGACTTCTCCGGGCTCGGGAAGTTCCTGCATGTCACGCTGACCGATGCCGCGGGCAAGAAGGTGCTCGACCGGGACCAGACGCTGTGCCTGAACGGCGAGGGGTCGCGGACCCGGCCGGACGCTCCGGCCACCTCGCCGTACCCGGACGGTTGTACTGCGAACCCGTTCACGCAGGGCGCCGTGTGGGGACTGCAGAGCGGGTGGTCGACGCGGACGTTCGCCGGCGGCGATCCGGTGAAGCTTGCTGTCGGCAAGTACAAGGCGACGGTCACGGTGAACAAGGCGTACCGCGACTTCTTCGGGATCGCGGCCAAGGATGCCGCGGTGAGCCTGAATGTCACGGTGCGGAAAGCGGAGGGCGCGAGCGGCAGTGCCCTGAAGGCGCGCTCGGCAGCGCTGACGCCGAACGCGAGCCGTCCGACCGGCAAGCCGAGCGTGCCGAAGGGCCCGAAGCCTGATCTGCGGCCGGTGCCGGCGTGGGGGATCGTGGTCGCGCCAGGTGAGGAGGGGACGCCGGACGCGGGCAAGGACTTCCTGCAGTTCTCGGCGACCGTGTGGAACGCGGGCCCGTCGCCGCTGGTGCTGGACGGTTTCCGTCGCCAGGGCAAGGGCCTGATGGACGCGTACCAGTACTTCTACGACGAGAAGGGCAAGCAGGTCGGGTACCAGAACACCGGCACGCTCGAGTGGGACGCTCGCGACGGCCACCACCACTGGCACTTCACGGACTTCGCCCGCTACAGCCTGCTGAACGTGAAGCAGACCGAGGTCGTACGCAGCCAGAAGGAGGCGTTCTGCCTGGCCGCCACGGACGTCATCGACTACACGGTGAAGAACGCGAACTGGCACCCGGACAACACCGATCTGCACACGGCCTGCGGCGATCAGGGTTCGCTGTCGGTGCGTGAGGTCCTGGACGTCGGGTCCGGTGACACCTACGCGCAGTCGCTGCCCGGCCAGTCCTTCGACATCACGAACCTGGCGAACGGCACGTACTACATCGAGGTGACCGCGAACCCGGAGCGCCGCCTGTACGAGGCGAGCACGAAGAACAACGTGGCGCTGCGTCAGGTGGTCCTCGGCGGCACCAAGCACCACCGCACCGTCAAGGTGCTCCCGGTCGGCGTCATCACCGCTCCCTGA